The sequence ACCATTTATCCTGGATTTCCTTCATCTTATCTCCCTCAATCATATTCAAAATTGCCCTTGATATGTCAGGTACTAGAGGAGAACCTTTAGGGAAGACCTGAAATTCACAACAAAAAATGGTTGTAAAAAACTATAGACTAATAAGCTATAGAGGGAAATGGAAATAGAAAGATGGGAAGGTGAGCTTACAAAGCCAAAACCGCCGGTATTCAAAGTAGCATCAATCATGGAATATTTGGAGCAATATTTTGACagaaatacttttatatatggcACTTCATTAAAAGCAGCAGCAATACCACCATTTCCACTTCCTTTGGAGAAGAGTTCGAGGCATTCTTCTGGAGAACTATACGCAATGAGCTTGGACTTGTCGAACCCCAAGCCTAACAAGATTCGTAGAATAAAAGAATCCTTGTGGTAGCCAACATACTCCCCCTTCTTAATGAGCTCATTTACATCAGTAACTTTTAGCTGCTGGACTGTAAGTAGGCTAGATAAACTGGCGGTATAACTCTGTGTGAGGATCAGCACAACAAAACACCATATGATTACCACTACTCTTGACAAGTTGCTAACCACTCTCTCCcctgtaaattgttaaaattaaagtcaattcggtgtttatatatatatttaagtgtttCAACAGGAGAAGAGAAATTACGTTGTGCGAACACCATTGTTGAGAAGGAAAACCATAAGATAGTGCCAGCTTGATGTGAAGCAGGTCCTCGAAAATCTCCATTTATTCTGTGCTCAAGAACCCAGACAACAAATCCAATGAATACAAAGAATAAAAGGCTGCTCACCCAAAGGTCCCATGTCAAGGGTTTCAAGAAGAACCAAGCATTTTCGATATTGTGGCCTTCTAGAGGAACAATAACGGAGACACCGCTTTCCATGAAAGGCAAGGTATAGTCGATGAACAAGGATCTGCTGTAGAGAATGGTAATGTCTCCAACCACAGCATCAAAATTCTGTtggttgtaaaataaaatacataagaaagaatatctcaaaaaaagaaaagaaaaaagactggCATCAATATGTATGATaatattccaaaataaaaaacatagaataagtacagaaaaagataaaattaagttttacctTTAAGTACACTTGATAGACCAGATCATCGTAAGTTCCAGCAGACTTGCCGTCAGGCTTGGCAAAGGGGACATACTCATAAGGCAAATCATAAGGCAATGTTTTGACGACAGTATCAAAAACATCTATGCAGAATCCAGTGACTATTGTGGTGTTAGAACTAGGATATCTTGTGACGTCCACAAACTGTCTTAAGCTAGACTTCACCGGTACTCCTATTCtcaacttcttttcttttgtgggAAGCCCCCATCCCTTGGGAACAGCAGTTGTGTCCCCTGGGAAAATTACAGTTGAAATACCGGACACAGAATTCGAATTCGTACCATTACTAGCAACGAATTGTTTCACAAGTCCTTCTTTTGGTGTCCAGAATCCAATCTCTCTTCCTCCATTTCCATTCACATTAGCTATACGGAAAGCTGGAGATTGCAACTGCCCATCAACGAAATGGTAATCTCCTGTTAGGCCTTTGAAACTAGTGTTTGATAAAGCTTGAAGAAGGGTTGGACCATTGAAAGAGACACCAAGAGTTGCAAGGTCCGTTGATGAACTGCTAGAAACACTTGCCTTTCGGAAGCCAAAATTTGTAGTTCCAGCCTTCTCAACTGCCAAGGCCAAAGCCGTCGCAGCATCATAGCCCCGTAGTCCGTAAATGTTCAACTCAGCATCAATAATATATGGATTATCTTGTTGGAATTTCCTTTTCCACCGAACTCGAAAATCTTGGAGCTCTTTTGTACTCGGAACATAAGGTTTAACACCCAGTACCCCTTGCATTGTCCGAGTAACAGAAGGATTTGGTGAACTCAACAAATCAGCTGTCAGACCATCAGTCATGATCCAAACACAGCCTTCACTCATCATACCAATCTCTTTTGCCTTGGCGAAAAGCCGCGTGCCAAGAGAGCCATACATGTGCACAATGAAAACTCTAGTATGCATTCCCATCAACTTATAAAGCTCCTCAACAATTTGTTCATCAGTGGCTGATGGAGAAATGACACTCCGGTAGGGAACACGAGCATCCACTGCTTGCAAAGCATCAATTAAATAAGGTATGATTCCCTCTCCATATACGTTGTCCACGTAGATGGGTACTGCTTCTCTCCATTTGAAGATTTGAACCAATGCACTTATGGCATTCACTTGAGTTGAGTCATTAAGTGTAGCTCGAAAAAAATAGGTACTCTTAATGGAAGTAAGAGAAGGACTTGTTGCCGAAAATGACAGTATGGGCACACGAGCTTTTTCTCCAAGGTCAATAACAAAGTTGGCTTGCATTGATGTTGTTGGCCCTATGATTGCTTGGACTTCCACATTTTTTATCAAGTCCAGGGCTGTGTTTTGATAGAgcataagaaaaattaagaacatgCAATAATCTTTCACAATCAATGGAGATTAATGGGAAAAACCAATGACAAAATGGCAGTTTTGCAGCAGAGAAAGACCGTGCAATTATCAAACTTTCTTAAGAACTCAgtttcaattacaaaaaatgGTGGTTTGAGTCTAGTCGTTTTACAGTTATGTCTTTGGATTTGTAAGCTCTTATCTTTTCCTCTGCCCCCCTCACCACAAATCAAGAAAACACATGACAACCGAAAATTGTTAGAAGATGGTGGTAGTTTAGGAGGTATATAGTTTAAAGGTTTTAATGATTtagtattaaaatgaaaatagttTGATAGTTAAGATGTTTAGTTGTAGTGGTTTGGACAACCAAAGCAAACTTTGTCAATAGAAATTACAACATACTAGGCAGCAGAGGAGAGTTTTAAGACTTAgattttaagattagcatagtTGTTTTGGCTTGGTTTATAAATGATGGTTGCGtggctatttatagccttcTTAACCGACCTAAATGTAACAATCTAGACAAAGTTTACTATAGCACACCATACAATTTGCTGAAAATTTTGCCTTTCCTAGAACAATTCTAGAGTACTTGGAATTGTGGACTAGAAGTCTTTCTCTGACTTCCCATACAATTTGCTGAAAAGATCTTGATTATTTGCTACGTAATAACTAGTATAGTGATTCATGATTGGAGCATACTGATGATAACATCAAGTTTTAAAAGGTGAGAGTGAGAGAGGAGACCTGCTGCAGCTGCACCAACAACATCTTTCATGGAGTCCCTGGTGTTGAGGACAAGTCTGGTTTTGTAGTCACCATGAGTGGCATAAAAGTCAGAGAGGGCCATTTCGATGCAACTCAACGCAATTCTGCCATCCAAATCACTGTCCAGATCAAGAACCACACCAACATTCACTGGGATAGATGTGTTTTCAGCCATTCCCATTCCTGTGAACAGAATctttacacaaaaaaagaaggagagAACAGCCTTTGAatggtttttcttcatcttaGTGTCCACCTATGGTCGTGCTGACTCTAGCTTagctaatattttttgtttaagctTTGAAGGAAAGATCCCTCATGTATAAAGCTGTGGATCTTGAAAAGGGTAGATATGTGCAGCCAAGAAGAGTTTTAGAGCAATACGCGGGGAGGGCCAAACTGTACTGGttttaacaaagaaaagagCAATTTACTCCATGTTATTGCTAGGAAATTCTTGATTTGGAAGAGTCAAGTAAACCATATTAATAAATTGGTTCGCTACATAAGACTTGGACCTGATCAGGCGAGacaatattatattgataaaaaggTATTTCCCAGAGTTTTAGCACTGACTTCAACAAGCAAAAGAACGGGAAAACCTCAATTTAGCTCTCCTAATATGAACCTTCACTATCAATCCTTGAGACTTTtggttttatcaattttcttctatacctaatcaatatttataaaagcTATGGATCTTGAAAAGTGTTGTTTCCTCACTGCTGGGATATTCATGATTTGGAAGAGTCAAAGCAAaccattttaataaattgttcaCTACAAGACTTGGACCCAGGCGAGACAATATTCTATATTGATAAAAAGGAATCTCCTAGAGTTTAgtagacttgttttttttataataataatagaattcgtgttatttatttatgattaaaaaagtattaagttattttattttgaaaataattttttagaaatgtattaaaataaaaaaaattaattttttaaaattaaaactatataaaaaatattttaaaaaataaattttaacaaatttgtcatttcaacattaaattgagcCGGTGATAAAGACTATTTCTAGACCACATCCTTTTTTCAATGAATAGAAATGTTTGTTTTCACACTATAtcttattcttaaataaaaaaacattttaataaacaatagtTAATGTAATTccaaatattatctaaaattacaaaatgttttaataaatattaatagctATCAACCACTGtcccatcaaaaaaataaatgaaaacagaCTCTTCACCTAACCCATAAGACAacctcaaaaattaaaattacatatcTACCCCTTCCCACTTCTCCCTCCACCAGAAGAGAACCAGTTGCGCCAGACCCCCCAGATATCCCATAGATGCCCTGCCCCCTTCTTCCTCCTTTCAAACCGACGGACAGCCCACAAACCATCCGATCTCTTCCCAAAATCCAAACACCAGATATCCCCCCACCATTACTAGCAGCAGTAGCGTGAAAACCCAGTCGTTCCACTATCCACGACACTATAAAACCTAGGCCAAAGTcggtgtttgaaaatattattttgcagCCCCCAAAATGGGAGAAGGTGTTCtgtctctctttatttttttctttattagcttTCTAGAGAGAGGTCAGAGCTTCTCTTGGATTGCTTTTTTGCAGCCCCCAAAATGGATTTCTTTTGTTTGCGAAACACTTGGAACTTGGATTGCTTAGCATGctgatttaattttctaaatttatgctcattttccaaacttacaatttggaagtttttgtttttcacttgatTCTTTGCATTCCATTACTTCAGAGATCTCATTCGAACAAGCACAAATCCGTGATCAATCCCATGCACGTCATTCCCGATTCCCAACATGCTTGCTGCTTTTTGGATTTCgacaacttttttttcccttttttctcaCGTTGTAGCTGACACTAACAAAGATCACCGTGTCAGGTCCGGTCGATCTCTAGAATGGTCATAGTTGTTTGCCAGGGTTTTCTGAGCGTGTTCGAAGGAGGCTGTCCTCAGCAGATCTGGAGTTGTCTTCTCTGCTGGAACTGTCCCAGGAAACGTTCGGTAATCCATGAACTCGAGACTTTTCTTTGAGTTTCATGGTTCATATTTTTGTTAGATAAgctatgcaaattcatccatgGCTGTAAACAAAACTGATTGAATTAGCAATTTTTCCTTTGATAAATTGCAACATTTGTAcaaccttttttaaaatttgttgaaaaaagaattttgatgtTTCAGATCTCTGTCTAATACAAGGGCCAACGTTTAAGGCCGATTCAATGCACAAAACGTATCTGAGCCCGCGGCCAACGGATCTAGTAATCAATATTAGACGTtgaaaatttgaaggaaaaatgtTAAGAAAGCAAGATTGTCTTTTAGAAGATATTggtatttattttgattctttgaagggaaacaCTTAACAAGTAAGTGCAAATTAGACATAATTATTTTCTCCACCGGGAGGCCAAACGTGAGACTTTCTTTTAACAGACCAGTCATGTTGTAAATATGGGTCAACATTATTACTGGTGGCGTTTATAGAAACGTGCACTCACCTCTGGTCCACACGTAGCGCCTAAACCCAACTAATTTTCAGATGCTGGCCCAAGCACCCCTTAATGGGTCTGGAATTATTTAGACCTGGTACATTGTGGGGCTTAAAAGAGCTAGGTCTAACATCTAATTGCTAACCCTTTTTTCCACGAGCTTTGACCTTTGTTAAAAACGGGTCATTTTTTCTTGACCTCTCTATTCATGTACCTTTCGAGTAAATgcattttaatacaaaataaattgattgataaGTGGAATATTTgaagatttgaaaaattaaaagcaccAAATCCCAGCCTCCTCAACCCAATTCTCTGGATTCTATAATAATGTAAGGGGCTATTTggtatccttttattttaaagaagcatacgtgtacaaatatatgattttattaaatatatgaatgggtacaatctctatgtaatatattctttcaaaaaaaatatggcaATCATCTAATTCTTCCTTTGGATTTGAtgtatggtgacttgatttatttgagtaatcaagccaagatttgtgctttgcaagaaTGCGAATTTGAGCGTGTATTGCAAAGCGAGATGTTGtaatttgatgctttgaagagtaccttaatttgtcttcaaagtgttgttgaagaactcttatggggtgttttggcttgatccaacagaACTTCGTTCTTTTTAGACTTCAAGCGTAGATGAAGGAGGCTTGAGAactctttgagagagagaaagatagagcttccttgcttgaagagcttgtcttgaagaaaatttgtatctccCAGACTCAAATCTCCTGACTTTAGGTTGaggccctctatttatagagatctgggctctcaggtccttttccaatgctacatgatataattttattggttggtcTTTATTGACAGGATCTTGCATTTATGACAAGATATTTTGAATATCTCATCCCAAGTGTCAAATTTTCATTGgccaagaaatatatgaaggcttatttattttccatgtcatttatttcaattttattttatcctttcttttaaagaataaaataacacattgtgaaattttattggtagaaaatttgtgttttttacagATGCCTCCTTGAGACAAGTTCACTTCCTTTTGAAACAAGTGGGGATGTCTTGAAAAATATGGTTGAGAGGGTTTTATATTTTCgactaaaatttgatttgaccaTATTAGATTTTCACAACAAGCAggtaaattttattatgaaaataaaatataatagtcaaaattaaaaatttatggatcaatcttgattgagatttatcaaatcaaatgataaaatattcaGGTCCAATACCTCATTTGAAACTACTGCATATGCAGGACCaaaaaatttttatctttatacccGAATAGCAACCAACACTTTGACCAGGCTgcaaaaattttttgttttttttttttcactggaaATGGTCACTGTAACatcttgttttaaagatttCGTTGTTTTGAATCCAATGACGCAATCCGTTTGTGATTCTGAGTAGCAGTCAATGAATTATCACATATTAAAGATTTTGATTcatattctctttcttttcttgatatgCGTGCTCTCCCttgtttgatgaattatttGCTTCATTCCCGTTTAAATGTTCTTTCCTTTATAATTCCTTGTATTCTTAACCGATTGAGCAAAgactaaggctccgtttgtttgcaggaaagtggtttccttttggaaagtgaattccagggaaagtgaattcctggaaagtgaattccgggaaagtattttccgatgtttggtagtgttatggaaaatgaactggaaaacactttccagtgtttggttgtgttatggaaaatgaactggaaaataatttaataatgaattaaattttttttcaagtttatctaatatatataaaatatttaatataaaatatttaatcacttacaattgtcataacccaattttgaccttttttatttttattatttaaaaaaataataaaaaataaaaataaaataaatgaaggatgaattaaaatttgggttaagggcaacatgattggaagtttaaagatttaattaaactcttgactaggttaattaattaaatcaagggtttaattggaaattgatttaattaaattttagattattttaattaatgaaatcaagagtttaattaaagaattaaggacttaattaatcaaaaacctgggacttaaataaaataacctttgcattttaattcactgctacagtagcaatgaattataattcgctgctacagTAACTGTGAACTGTAGCGGTGAATTATAATTCGTcatctttgcattttaattcactgctacagtagcagtgaattataattcgctgctacagtagcagtgaaACTGTagaagtgaattataattcgctgctaagtgaattataattcacttgcacgccaaaggaaagtgttttcctttctttaaccgaaggaaaacactttcctttctcaaaGCAGTGATTGTATGTTGACTGGAATTAAGTTTCCGTTGACTTACTGTTTCAGTTTGttaccaaacatgggaaagtaaggaaaacgaattccaggaattcgttttccttgaaacaaacagagCATAATCAAATGCTTTTCAAGTTAGGAAAGATAGTTTGCCATTTCAACAGTATAGGAAAACTTTGTCCTGGGTAGCATGTCGCATCCTTTGTTTCCTGAATGAACTGCCGAGAGAGGGTAAATGAAGAGTGCAGAACCGAACAGGAATTATCGCTTTTTTCGCTATGACTTGAATAGGAAAAAATTGCAGAACTGAACAGGAATTGTTGCTCTTATTTCGGAAGAGGAAAAGCAACTTGCACAGCCGACCTTTCTATCACAGAATacgagtttttttcttcttcttcttcttttgtaatCAGGCAATGGTCTAAAGTGTGGCTATATATAAAAGGCCACtacattgtctttttttttttttttgtcaccaaCTTAGCAGTCCTTCTGTTCCTTCATTAACAGTATAGCATCCACCTAGCAGCTCAGCATCACCGACGGTCCTAGCAGGTATGCATAGCTCTCCAGTATTTGTTTACAATTGCAGGtttccttctttttgtttttgtatatatgCAGGACACAATTCTGAGTTTATGCAGGTGAAGTAATCTGTAAACTTTTAACCAAAGCTCATAAAACAACCTTTATTATGATCAAATTATCTTGATTCGAACGTCTATGAAATTGGAAGCAACGTCTGCTGGAGGCAGATTCACATGATTATTCCTTTTTTACCATTGTCAACATTGCAATCTCAACTTGGATTTCAACTGTGTGTATAATAAACCAACCGTGGAAGAACTTCCAAAGTTTCTAAGGCTTCATGATGCATGAGTATACGTGATCTTCCAACCAGTGGTCTAGAATTATGATTTCCTTGTCCATCAGGCGTGTTTACGGTTGAAGTTGCTGCAAGAGATTCAACATCCTTGTCATCAATGCAAGATAATCAAGATGACATGATTATCGTGCCAGGAGCTACATCAGATTTCaagcatagtatcttttcaagaaTTTGCTATTGATAGGCCCAATCCTCAATCCATtctcatcaataattttgtaaGCTTTATTGGTGTAGACTTCTTGAACCACATAAGGGCCATCCCATTTGAAGAGGAACTTGCTGCCCATGCGTTTTGACATGATTATTGGGTGTCGTACTGCCAAGACAAAATCCCCTTCTTGAAATGAGCGTGGTCGCACCTTCTAGTTAAAAGCTCTACAGAGTCGTGCTTGATAACATTCTAGTCATTGTTGTGTCTCAAGATGTTTTTCATCTAAAGCTTTAAGCTCTTCAAGGCGTAGGCAAACATTGTCTTCATTGGAAAGTCCTTTTTGGATTGCAATTCTTAAAGATGGAATTTGATATTCTAGTGGAAGAACAGCTTCTACCCCGTATACTAAGGAATATGGAGTAGCTTCAGTTGGTGTTCGGAATGTAGCACGATAAGCCCATAACACCTCCCCAGTTCTCAATGGTCCCCGTATGTAGGTATGCATAGCTCAGCATCATCGATGGTCCTAGCAGGAAAAATCAGTCCTTTTGTTTGTTTCGGCACTCCCAAACTAGAGCCAGCTAAGAATTAAGACTTAAAAGTGTGTTTGGATGGAAGAtaggttatatttttaaaaaataaaaatcatgttttttattttttgaggtttgttttgtgttaaaaaatgtTGTACCTCCAAGCTAAAAAGTACATGGACCATTGAGAAAAGATTATTCCTAGACCACATctttaatgtttgttttcacagataattttatttttaaattatttgaatgtattgatttaaaaaataaatttgaaaaatattatttaatatatttttaaataaaaaatattttagaaaacaataattaatgtaatttcaagcattatctaaaattacaaaatgttttataaaatattaattgctATCAACTTGCACTGTCCCATGAAATTACCCTTCACCTAACAAATAAGACAAccttaaaaatttagaattacaTATATTAGATGCCCTGTCCCCTCCTTCCTCCTTTCAAACTGACAGACAGCCCGCAAACTATCCGATCGCTTCCCAAAATCCAAACACCATTACTAGCAGCAGAACCGTGAAAACCCAATTGTGCCACTATCCTCGATGCTATGaatctattaaattaaaaatatttgcatcAGAACATGCTTTGAAGGGTACCTTTTCTTCATCCTCTAATTTGTTTCcaaacaatttaataaaaatcctgACAAAAACATGAAGATGGTTGGAAATATGAGGGGGGTTTCTTTAAAACATGGTAACTTAATTTTGGATAATGCTTTTGTTTTCGTTTCCACAATATAATTTCTCTAGAAAGTCTGTAGAATTTATTTGGCCGCAAACAAGGTATGCAATTGCTTGCATTTCCAAAGTATCTTGGGAAATTGCTGAAGAAAATCTATAATTTGTGataat is a genomic window of Populus alba chromosome 18, ASM523922v2, whole genome shotgun sequence containing:
- the LOC118030155 gene encoding glutamate receptor 2.1; the encoded protein is MKKNHSKAVLSFFFCVKILFTGMGMAENTSIPVNVGVVLDLDSDLDGRIALSCIEMALSDFYATHGDYKTRLVLNTRDSMKDVVGAAAAALDLIKNVEVQAIIGPTTSMQANFVIDLGEKARVPILSFSATSPSLTSIKSTYFFRATLNDSTQVNAISALVQIFKWREAVPIYVDNVYGEGIIPYLIDALQAVDARVPYRSVISPSATDEQIVEELYKLMGMHTRVFIVHMYGSLGTRLFAKAKEIGMMSEGCVWIMTDGLTADLLSSPNPSVTRTMQGVLGVKPYVPSTKELQDFRVRWKRKFQQDNPYIIDAELNIYGLRGYDAATALALAVEKAGTTNFGFRKASVSSSSSTDLATLGVSFNGPTLLQALSNTSFKGLTGDYHFVDGQLQSPAFRIANVNGNGGREIGFWTPKEGLVKQFVASNGTNSNSVSGISTVIFPGDTTAVPKGWGLPTKEKKLRIGVPVKSSLRQFVDVTRYPSSNTTIVTGFCIDVFDTVVKTLPYDLPYEYVPFAKPDGKSAGTYDDLVYQVYLKNFDAVVGDITILYSRSLFIDYTLPFMESGVSVIVPLEGHNIENAWFFLKPLTWDLWVSSLLFFVFIGFVVWVLEHRINGDFRGPASHQAGTILWFSFSTMVFAQRERVVSNLSRVVVIIWCFVVLILTQSYTASLSSLLTVQQLKVTDVNELIKKGEYVGYHKDSFILRILLGLGFDKSKLIAYSSPEECLELFSKGSGNGGIAAAFNEVPYIKVFLSKYCSKYSMIDATLNTGGFGFVFPKGSPLVPDISRAILNMIEGDKMKEIQDKWFGNQTSCPDSGTSVSSNTLSIKSFWGLFLIAGIAALSALIIFIVMFVHQEGRVALRPSDSTTSIWSKIRHLFSIFNQRDFTSHIEVNGIHLPSMGMASQSGNSAHTEIHGYPSSAGCDTSRNSQSPQVKDNQKSNVNHETPPRTDQRSNAIIHQRTNSY